A window from Intestinimonas massiliensis (ex Afouda et al. 2020) encodes these proteins:
- a CDS encoding glycosyltransferase family 2 protein, which yields MKLLTFAVPCYNSQDYMEHCIHTLLEGGDEVEIILVDDGSRDNTGAIADRYAQQYPDIVRVIHQENGGHGEGVNQGLRHAQGLYYKVVDSDDWADVDALRQVVDKLREFSQMPEPVDLLVCNYVYEHVEDHTQKVMRYTNVFPQGRVFTWDEIDRFRPSQYLLMHSVFYRTELLRQCGLELPKHTFYVDNIFVYQPLPYVKTLYYMNLDFYRYFIGRADQSVNEQVMVKRVDQQLRVTRLMIGSHDLTQISAQHRRLGHYMFNYLAMMMTISSIFLIIDGSPAALGKKTELWEYLRTASPRLFHRMKYRSFSIVSNFPGYQGRKLSVSLYRLARKIYKFN from the coding sequence GTGAAACTTCTGACATTCGCGGTCCCCTGCTACAACTCGCAGGACTACATGGAGCACTGCATCCACACCCTCCTGGAGGGAGGCGACGAGGTGGAAATCATCCTGGTGGACGACGGCTCCAGGGACAACACCGGCGCCATCGCCGACCGCTATGCCCAGCAGTACCCCGATATCGTCCGGGTCATCCACCAGGAGAACGGCGGCCACGGCGAGGGGGTGAATCAGGGCCTGCGCCACGCCCAGGGGCTCTACTACAAGGTGGTGGACTCCGACGACTGGGCCGACGTGGACGCTCTGCGCCAGGTGGTGGACAAGCTGCGGGAGTTCTCTCAGATGCCGGAGCCGGTGGACCTTTTGGTGTGCAACTATGTGTACGAGCACGTGGAGGACCACACCCAAAAGGTCATGCGGTATACCAACGTGTTCCCCCAGGGACGGGTGTTTACCTGGGACGAAATCGACCGGTTCCGCCCCTCCCAGTATCTGCTGATGCACTCGGTGTTCTACCGCACCGAGCTGCTGCGCCAGTGCGGGCTGGAGCTGCCCAAGCACACCTTCTATGTGGACAACATCTTTGTCTACCAGCCCCTGCCCTACGTCAAGACTCTGTACTACATGAACCTGGACTTCTACCGCTACTTCATCGGCCGGGCCGACCAGAGCGTCAACGAGCAGGTCATGGTTAAGCGGGTGGACCAGCAGCTCCGGGTGACCCGCCTCATGATCGGCAGCCACGACCTGACCCAGATCTCCGCCCAACACCGGCGGCTGGGGCACTATATGTTCAACTACCTGGCCATGATGATGACCATCTCCTCCATCTTCCTCATCATCGACGGTTCCCCCGCAGCCCTGGGGAAAAAGACCGAGCTGTGGGAGTATCTGCGCACGGCCTCCCCCCGGCTGTTCCACCGGATGAAGTATCGCTCCTTCTCCATCGTCAGCAACTTTCCCGGCTATCAGGGCCGGAAGCTGTCGGTATCCCTGTACCGGCTGGCCCGGAAGATTTACAAGTTCAACTGA
- a CDS encoding ComF family protein, whose product MSRPLGALLDLLFPPRCVFCRRLLHRGEEGICPRCQQELPWALGAEAEQTGEFFSLCASPLWYQDQVRASFHRYKFKGVRGYSRTYGRLVAQCVQDHLAGRYDLITWVPLSRARLRQRGYDQAMLLASAAALALDDVAAETLCKVRDTEAQSGLGKNDASRRANVLSAYQVTDPALVEGRRVLLIDDIVTTGSTLSECARVLRTAGATDVVCAALARSRRSC is encoded by the coding sequence ATGAGCCGACCGCTGGGCGCGCTGCTGGACCTTCTCTTCCCGCCCCGGTGCGTGTTTTGTCGCAGACTGCTCCACCGCGGGGAGGAGGGCATCTGCCCCCGCTGCCAGCAGGAGCTGCCCTGGGCCCTGGGGGCCGAGGCGGAGCAGACAGGGGAGTTCTTCTCCCTGTGCGCCTCCCCGCTGTGGTATCAGGACCAGGTCCGCGCCTCCTTCCACCGCTATAAATTTAAGGGGGTCCGGGGCTACAGCCGGACCTATGGCCGCCTGGTGGCCCAGTGCGTCCAGGACCACCTGGCCGGACGGTACGACCTCATCACCTGGGTCCCCCTGTCCCGGGCGCGGCTGCGCCAGCGGGGCTATGACCAGGCCATGCTGCTGGCCTCGGCGGCGGCGCTGGCGCTGGACGACGTGGCGGCCGAGACCCTGTGTAAGGTGCGGGACACCGAGGCCCAGTCCGGCCTGGGGAAAAACGACGCCTCCCGCCGGGCCAACGTGCTCAGCGCCTATCAGGTCACCGATCCCGCGCTGGTGGAGGGCAGGCGCGTCCTGCTCATCGACGATATCGTCACCACCGGCTCCACCCTGTCCGAGTGCGCCCGGGTGCTCCGCACCGCCGGAGCCACCGACGTGGTCTGCGCCGCCCTGGCCCGGTCCCGGCGCTCCTGCTGA
- a CDS encoding rod shape-determining protein has translation MFSKDIGIDLGTASILVYIKGKGVVLREPSVVAIDKNTGKLLKVGTDAQKMLGRTPGNIVAIRPLREGVISDYDMTERMLREFIRKVTSFRLFKPRVVICVPSGITEVEERAVIDAGVQAGARKVYLIEEPLAAAIGAGIDITQPDGHMVVDIGGGTTDIAVISLSGIVESTSIKIAGDQFDEAIVKYIRRKHNVLIGERTAEELKMQIGCVFPRPEEQTVEIKGRCLMTGLPRVFSVSSSEMIEAFEEVSTRILEAIHGVLERTPPELVADISTNGIVMTGGGSLVWGFDKLIESHTGIETHVADDAISCVAYGTGKSLEWVGDMADGTLNISRRKQMN, from the coding sequence ATGTTCAGTAAAGATATTGGAATCGACCTTGGCACCGCCTCCATCCTTGTATACATCAAGGGCAAGGGCGTGGTGCTGCGGGAGCCCTCGGTGGTGGCCATCGACAAGAACACCGGCAAGCTGCTGAAGGTGGGCACCGACGCCCAGAAGATGCTGGGCCGCACGCCCGGCAATATTGTGGCCATCCGGCCCCTGCGGGAGGGCGTCATCTCCGACTACGACATGACCGAGCGGATGCTGCGGGAATTCATCCGCAAGGTGACCTCCTTCCGGCTGTTCAAGCCCCGGGTGGTCATCTGCGTGCCTTCCGGCATCACCGAGGTGGAGGAGCGCGCCGTCATCGACGCCGGCGTCCAGGCCGGCGCCCGGAAGGTTTACCTCATTGAGGAGCCTCTGGCCGCCGCCATCGGCGCGGGCATAGACATCACCCAGCCTGACGGCCACATGGTGGTGGACATCGGCGGCGGCACCACCGACATCGCCGTCATCTCCCTCAGCGGCATCGTGGAGTCCACCTCCATCAAGATCGCCGGCGACCAGTTCGACGAGGCCATCGTGAAGTACATACGGCGCAAGCACAATGTACTGATCGGTGAGCGCACCGCCGAGGAGCTGAAAATGCAGATCGGCTGCGTCTTCCCCCGCCCGGAGGAGCAGACCGTGGAGATCAAGGGCCGCTGCCTGATGACCGGCCTGCCCCGGGTGTTCTCCGTGTCCTCCAGCGAGATGATCGAGGCCTTTGAGGAGGTCTCCACCCGCATTCTGGAGGCCATCCACGGCGTGCTGGAGCGCACGCCCCCCGAGCTGGTGGCCGATATCTCCACCAACGGCATCGTAATGACCGGCGGCGGCAGCCTGGTCTGGGGCTTCGACAAGCTCATCGAGTCCCACACCGGCATCGAGACCCATGTGGCCGACGACGCCATCTCCTGCGTGGCCTACGGCACCGGCAAGAGCCTGGAGTGGGTGGGCGACATGGCCGACGGCACCCTGAACATTTCCCGCCGCAAGCAAATGAACTGA